GGTCAGATCAAGATTGAAGATGTGGATCATAAAAATAAAAAGCTATTTTCTAGAAAAGTAGGCTTCGTTCCAGAAGTTCCAAATCTTTTTGATTTTTTTTCGGTCGAATATAATCTCAAGCTCTTTGCGTGTTTGTTTCGACTTCCTGTCTCGCGAGTTGACGAGATTATAGAGGAGTTTCACTTAAGTCCTTTAAGGAAAACAAAGGTAGGTCTACTTTCTAAGGGCTTGAAGCAAAGGACGAGTCTTGCTCGAGCCTTGCTGCCAAATCCATCGATCCTATTTATTGATGAACCCACATCGGGGTTGGACTTTGAAATGACGAAAGATGTTTACCGCTTGCTGGGTAATTTGCGTGATACCGGTAAGACCATTTTATTTACCTCCCATCGGCCAGAGGAATTTGAAAGCATTGCAAGCCGTATTATGGTTTTACGTGAAGGTCGTTTGGTATTTGATGGCACAACCTCAGAATATTTTCAGTCGAAGACATACAAAGGTTTGTACATGTGCTGAGAAATATTTTCATCCTAGTCTTAAATGATTTTGCGATTGCCATCAGAAATAAAAGTTTCTATCTCATTCTATTTATCCCAGTTTTTATTTTTGTGGCTTTGCACTTATCAGATAAGACAGGCTCAGGGTTTAATATCCTAAAAATTTCATTGGTTCGCGGGCATGACTACCCACCGCAAGTTGTGAAGGCCTTGCAATCGGTGCCACAGAACATTGAGGTAAAATGGGTCATGAGTGAAGACGAGGGCCAAAGTTTTTTGCGCGAGCATAAAATCGATTCCGTCTTACTGAAAAGCAAGATGGGCGATGCCCTGTCATTGCTCGTGTTGCGCAAGGATTCTGCGCAAAGTATTGCTTCCGCACAGATGATTTCGAAACTTCAGAAGATCTACGAGAAAGCAAAGCCGAATTGGGTATCTGAGGTGAGATCTCTTCGAGAGGGAAATATTCAAAAGCAGACTTTGCCAACTTGGATTTTAATGGTGATTCTGCTAGTTGCATTCATTATTCTGCCGGCCCAGGTTGCTGAGGAAAAAGAAAAGCGACAGCTTTTGGCGATTTTGCAGACACCGATCCATGAGCTCGAGTGGATAGCTGCTAAGATATTAATGGGAATTGGACTTTGTTTGATTTCAGTTTTCCTATTGCAGTCTTTGGGGAATATCACGATCTCGAATTTTATCGGATACTTGGCGTTTGTGATTTTAGGAGGCTATTGTTTCTGCGCATTTGGAATTTTGTTAGGATTTTTGTGTCGAAGCCAAGCCAGCGCAAGAACGTTGGGTTTGGTTTTTTACTTACCATTGATGATGCCTGCGGCTTTGTCTGACTTTTCAACTCAATTAAGTGGACTCTTTCCTTTTTTTCCAACTTACCAATTCTATGAGCCTATTCAAGAACTGCTATTTGAGAACAGGGAAGTGACCAGTCATATTTTTCCGTGGATATATTTATTTGCCTTTGGTTCGACACTGTTAGGTATGTCCTATTTGTTCTTGAAAAAACGATGGTTGATTTCATGATATTCAAACGTCTGACATTTTGATTTTAAATGGAGAAATTACACCCAGAGTCGTTGCCCGTCTAAGAGTCCATAATTAAGGGGTTGACGGGGGGTTTTACGTTCATTACAGGATGCTTATTCTATTCATTGGTTTATAGCAATGAGCCTTTGCGAACTTTAATGGGACGGTTTTTAGGTTTAGTCACTTTCTCTGATAATATGATTTCATTAATCAGAGGATATAGTCTAGTTAAATGGACTGGACACCTCTGGACAATTTCTCTTGAAGAGCAATTTTATTTTATACTTCCATTTTTTTTATTTAGCTTACTTATTAAAAACTGGAGAAATAAAAAGCAGCTGTTTGTTTATTTTATTTCTATAGAATTAATTTTAATATTCACTCGATTAGCCATCGTTACTTTATTAATTGATCATCCCTATATTTGGACTTCACCATTTCGAGTTGATTCAGTATTATTTGGAGTCTTTTTAGGTTTAGGAATGTTTGATTGCTTAAAGATCAATTCTTTAGTTTCTGGATTCCTAGGTTTATTATTGTTATATTCTATTGCTTGGATTCCTGGAGGCGTGGGGTCTGTTGGACTAAACCAAGTTTTTATCTATTCCTTAGTGGCTCTGGGCGCTATGCTCATGGTATATTCATGTTTAGAAAAAAATTTTATAAGTAGAATGTTGTCGTTCCGCCCAATTTCTTACTTAGGTAAAATTTCGTATGGACTCTATGTCTTTCATATTTTAACAATCGATATAACTCAAAAATATTTTGAAAATAAATCTGTTGATTTACTGAGTATTTTTGCAATTTCGCTCCTATTGACAATTATTGTTTCCGCATTGTCTTATGAATTATTTGAAAAGTATTTCTTGAAAATTAAAAAGAAATTTGAAATCATTAAGTCTCGTCCAGCATAAATTTTCTTTATTCTTGAAGTTGCTTGAAACAAGGTCACTTCTTGGTTTTTGTTGCTTCATAAGGATCTTGAACTGAAAGGTCTTTATATTCGAGATTCTTAAAATGCTTAAAATGCTTAAGATGTTAAAGAAGGTTTTGTTGACAACAGCATCAAATCTTCCAATAATTTCCTATGACTTCAAATTTTAGATTATGGCTGGTTTATTTCGCAGCTGCCGCCGGTCTTGCTGTAACCATTGTTTGTCTTGCAAGAGACTCGGTCAATTTACTCGGAGTATTAAATCCAGTCTGCTTTTTGTCCTATTCACCTTATCTTGGCATCGGTTATTTAACCAAATTTAAAAGATCGACTCTGGGCAAATCTCAAATCTGGCTATTCGGTATTGTCGTCATTATAGCTTATGCAATTTACGCTCTCATTTACAACCAACTTAATCGTGATGCCCAAGGTCCTTTGCTTTATTTATTCCTGCCTATTTACCAATGGATTGCTATAGCATTCGTATTCGCAATTAATTTTGTTGTGCGCAAGAAGATTCAAAAAAACCATTCAGAAAAATATTAGAAAACCTGACTATCAGAGGTGCTATGGCCGGTTAACGACTCCATAACCATCAAATGATCGTGTCAGAAAAGCGTGTTGTAGTTGAAAAATTGAGAATTATCCTGAACTGATTTTTTGACAGGTGAAAAATGTAAAGTCTCCCACGTGCCTCCATTCTCTTTCCCAAAGATAATCAGTGCTGCCGCCTTTTGCTGTATGCAGCTTTGGACCAAAGAATTCGTAAAGTGGTAAAAGAGGCTTACAGGTTCCTCTACTTACAGGACTCCCTTGAAGATTAATTGCACTGAAAATTGCTTTGTTATTTTATTTAAAATAGATGACTGGATGACCTTCTTTTGATTGAACAAAAAGCTGAGTGAAGGCTAAGACGTATTTTTAATATTTATTTACTTTTTGGGTTACATTTTGAATTGCCGTAAAAAATGATTTAATTTCACTTAAAGGAGTTTCTGAAAAACAAACCGCCTATAGCCATCCTATCGGCATATTATCTCGCGGTTTATTGCACATCGGAATTTCATATTTGAAATTGATCTTCCACAGAAGCTAGGTTGGTGGCGTAAGCGGTTTGGGATTCTCGCTTAAAGTTTTCGAAAGTTTCAGCAGACATAGGTTTTAGAAAAATCATTCTTCTCTTTTCGTTTGGGTTTGTTGCAATGGATTGGATTTTGGAAAGCCCCTAAAGCCCCCAAAAAATTAAATAATAATGGATCTTAGTTTTGATTCGTTGGTCTTGGAACCTCGGAAGGTTCTACACCGGAGAAATTGGCGTCCCCTGCGAGATTCGTTCTTATATGATTTGCTGAATTAAAGCGCATGGCTGCAAATAGCTGAACTAACGAGAATATTTCAAATATTCTAATAAGATAGAAACAATTTAACAAAATAAGCTCTACTGGTAATTGTGGAGAAGTGTTGGTTGTTATTTGTTCAAATGAACTATTATAGCTCCTAAATAGCTCCTAAAATCATCCTGATATAGGTCCTCGTCATGTAGGTAGTTGACATGTACCCACGAATAGGGTACATTCATAATGGATGGATAAGGTTGATCTCACAAAAATTGAAAAGCAGCTTAAGAAGATTCCCCGTGAAATCATTATTCGCCTGATGAGATGGATTAGAACTATCGAAGAGTTTGGTTTAATTGAGGCCAGGAAAGTTAAAGGCTATCACGATGAACAATTAAAAGGTCTTAGGCAGGGACAACGTTCGGTAAGGCTGGGGTTGAAATGGCGAGCCATTTATACTCATTCTAGAACAGGTGAAATTAACATTGTGACCGTTGAGGAGGTAACACCGCATGACTACCGTACGAAATAAAAAAATCAAGTATGGACTTAAGGAACTTGAGAAAGATTTTGGTCCCTTAACTTTTGGTCGACTTCTTGAGGCGCATCGTCTGAGCGAGGAAATTTCTCAGACTGATATGGCCAAAAAACTTAAGATATCTCGTCAGAAACTTAATGATTTTGAGAATGGTAGAAGGTTCCCGAGCCTTCGTATGTCGGCTGATATGGCAAAAGCACTAGGAGAGCACGCTCCAACTTGGATTTCTGTTGTTATTGAAGAAATGCTTCGAGATGAAGACTTAGATTTTAAAGTTACCTTGGCTGGATGATATAAAAGGCCGTCGATCATAAGTATTAGCACCTCCACATAGTGGCGAAGTCTTGAGTGGTGTGTGTTATTTTGCTACGAATTTCTT
This genomic stretch from Deltaproteobacteria bacterium harbors:
- a CDS encoding ABC transporter ATP-binding protein, which produces MQIEVRNLSKNYVDDKGIKAVSFGVSKGEIVAIIGHNGAGKSTLLKMLSGWILSDTGQIKIEDVDHKNKKLFSRKVGFVPEVPNLFDFFSVEYNLKLFACLFRLPVSRVDEIIEEFHLSPLRKTKVGLLSKGLKQRTSLARALLPNPSILFIDEPTSGLDFEMTKDVYRLLGNLRDTGKTILFTSHRPEEFESIASRIMVLREGRLVFDGTTSEYFQSKTYKGLYMC
- a CDS encoding ABC transporter permease, with the translated sequence MLRNIFILVLNDFAIAIRNKSFYLILFIPVFIFVALHLSDKTGSGFNILKISLVRGHDYPPQVVKALQSVPQNIEVKWVMSEDEGQSFLREHKIDSVLLKSKMGDALSLLVLRKDSAQSIASAQMISKLQKIYEKAKPNWVSEVRSLREGNIQKQTLPTWILMVILLVAFIILPAQVAEEKEKRQLLAILQTPIHELEWIAAKILMGIGLCLISVFLLQSLGNITISNFIGYLAFVILGGYCFCAFGILLGFLCRSQASARTLGLVFYLPLMMPAALSDFSTQLSGLFPFFPTYQFYEPIQELLFENREVTSHIFPWIYLFAFGSTLLGMSYLFLKKRWLIS
- a CDS encoding acyltransferase; amino-acid sequence: MGRFLGLVTFSDNMISLIRGYSLVKWTGHLWTISLEEQFYFILPFFLFSLLIKNWRNKKQLFVYFISIELILIFTRLAIVTLLIDHPYIWTSPFRVDSVLFGVFLGLGMFDCLKINSLVSGFLGLLLLYSIAWIPGGVGSVGLNQVFIYSLVALGAMLMVYSCLEKNFISRMLSFRPISYLGKISYGLYVFHILTIDITQKYFENKSVDLLSIFAISLLLTIIVSALSYELFEKYFLKIKKKFEIIKSRPA
- a CDS encoding helix-turn-helix transcriptional regulator: MTTVRNKKIKYGLKELEKDFGPLTFGRLLEAHRLSEEISQTDMAKKLKISRQKLNDFENGRRFPSLRMSADMAKALGEHAPTWISVVIEEMLRDEDLDFKVTLAG